Proteins co-encoded in one Prevotella sp. E13-27 genomic window:
- the rpsJ gene encoding 30S ribosomal protein S10: MSQKIRIKLKSYDHKLVDKSAEKIVKAVKATGAIISGPIPLPTHKRIITVNRSTFVNKKSREQFQLSDYKRLIDIYSSTAKTVDALMKLELPSGVEVEIKV, translated from the coding sequence ATGAGTCAGAAAATTCGTATCAAGCTGAAGAGCTACGACCACAAACTCGTGGACAAGTCAGCAGAGAAAATTGTGAAGGCTGTTAAGGCTACTGGCGCTATCATCAGCGGTCCTATCCCCCTTCCAACACACAAGCGTATCATCACAGTGAACCGCTCTACATTCGTTAACAAGAAGAGCCGTGAGCAGTTCCAGCTGTCAGACTACAAGCGTCTGATTGACATCTACAGCTCAACAGCTAAGACTGTTGACGCACTGATGAAACTCGAACTCCCCAGCGGTGTTGAGGTTGAAATCAAGGTATAG
- the rpsL gene encoding 30S ribosomal protein S12: protein MPTISQLVRKGRKVIVDKSKSPALDNCPQRRGVCVRVYTTTPKKPNSAMRKVARVRLTNQKEVNSYIPGEGHNLQEHSIVLVRGGRVKDLPGVRYHIVRGTLDTAGVANRTQRRSKYGAKRPKAKK from the coding sequence ATGCCTACAATTTCACAATTGGTTCGCAAAGGCAGAAAGGTGATCGTAGACAAGTCGAAGTCACCAGCTTTGGACAACTGTCCTCAGCGTCGTGGTGTCTGCGTTCGTGTTTACACTACCACACCTAAGAAGCCTAATTCGGCTATGCGTAAGGTAGCCCGTGTTCGTTTGACTAACCAGAAGGAAGTCAACAGTTACATCCCCGGAGAGGGACACAACTTGCAGGAGCACTCAATCGTGCTCGTTCGTGGCGGTCGTGTTAAGGACCTTCCCGGTGTACGTTATCACATCGTCCGTGGTACTCTTGATACCGCAGGCGTAGCCAACCGCACACAGCGTCGTTCTAAGTACGGTGCTAAGCGTCCAAAGGCTAAGAAGTAA
- a CDS encoding DUF3467 domain-containing protein yields MNENEKKNQGLQIELTPDVAQGEYANFAIITHSSSDFIIDFARVLPGLPKANVKSRVILAPEHAKRLLGALQENIMRYEHEFGPIKIPNGQQEPRTIAPFNVGGGGEA; encoded by the coding sequence ATGAACGAGAACGAAAAGAAAAATCAGGGACTACAGATAGAACTGACGCCAGACGTGGCGCAGGGTGAGTATGCAAACTTCGCCATCATCACGCATTCGAGTAGCGATTTTATTATCGACTTCGCACGTGTGCTGCCAGGTTTGCCTAAGGCAAATGTTAAGAGCCGTGTCATACTGGCACCAGAGCATGCAAAGCGACTGCTCGGGGCTCTTCAGGAGAATATCATGCGTTATGAGCATGAGTTCGGACCTATTAAGATTCCTAATGGACAGCAAGAACCTCGGACCATCGCTCCCTTTAATGTTGGTGGAGGCGGAGAAGCTTAA
- the rpsG gene encoding 30S ribosomal protein S7: MRKAKPKKRVILPDPVFNDQKVSKFVNHLMFDGKKSKSYEIFYNSLEIVKNKMKDAEKSPLEIWKQALDNITPQVEVKSRRIGGATFQVPTEIRADRKESISMKNMIAFARKRSGKSMADKLSAEIMDAFNNQGGAFKRKEDMHRMAEANRAFAHFRF, from the coding sequence ATGAGAAAAGCAAAACCAAAGAAGCGTGTGATCCTTCCAGATCCCGTGTTCAATGACCAGAAGGTCTCAAAGTTCGTTAATCACCTGATGTTTGACGGTAAGAAGTCTAAGTCTTATGAAATTTTCTACAACTCTCTCGAGATTGTGAAGAATAAGATGAAGGACGCTGAGAAGTCTCCACTGGAGATTTGGAAGCAGGCACTTGATAACATCACTCCTCAGGTGGAGGTAAAGAGCCGTCGTATCGGTGGTGCTACCTTCCAGGTTCCTACTGAAATCCGTGCTGACCGCAAGGAGAGCATTTCAATGAAGAACATGATTGCTTTCGCACGCAAGCGCAGCGGTAAGTCAATGGCTGACAAGCTCTCTGCTGAGATTATGGATGCATTCAATAATCAGGGTGGTGCCTTCAAGCGTAAGGAGGATATGCACCGCATGGCTGAGGCTAACCGTGCATTCGCTCACTTCCGTTTCTAA
- the fusA gene encoding elongation factor G, whose protein sequence is MAKQDLHLTRNIGIMAHIDAGKTTTSERILFYTGKTHKIGEVHDGAATMDWMAQEQERGITITSAATTCNWKWNNNNYKINLIDTPGHVDFTAEVERSLRVLDGAVATYSAADGVQPQSETVWRQADKYNVPRIGYVNKMDRSGADFFETVQQMKDILGANPVVLQVPIGAEENFKGLVDLVKMKAILWHDETMGAEYDVEEIPADLKDECEEWRMKLLEAAAEYDEALMEKFFDDPNSITEEEIIAAIRKGTIAMECTPMLCGSSYKNKGVQPLLDAVCSYLPSPLDTEAVIGTNPNTEEEESRKPSEDEATAALAFKIATDPYMGRLVFFRVYSGSVKAGSYVYNPRSGKKERISRLFQMNSNKEIPMESIDAGDIGAGVGFKDIRTGDTLCDEEKPIVLESMTFPDTVISIAVEPKSQADIAKLDNGLAKLAEEDPTFTVRTDEQSGQTIISGMGELHLDIIIDRLKREFKVECNQGKPQVNYKEAITKTVEIDETYKKQSGGRGKYAKMLVQVGPVDEDYDIKTNGGLQFVNEVKGGNIPKEFIPSIQKGFEAAMKNGILGGYPMDSLKVVVVDGGFHPVDSDQLSFEIAAQMAYKEACAKAKPVLMEPIMKLEVVTPEENMGDVIGDLNKRRGQVEGMEESRSGARVVKAKVPLSEMFGYVTALRTITSGRATSSMEYSHHAPLSSAIAKTVLEEVKGRADLV, encoded by the coding sequence ATGGCAAAACAAGATTTGCATTTGACCCGTAACATCGGTATCATGGCTCACATCGATGCCGGTAAGACTACGACTTCAGAGCGTATTCTGTTCTATACAGGTAAAACCCACAAGATTGGTGAGGTGCATGATGGTGCAGCTACTATGGACTGGATGGCTCAGGAGCAGGAGCGCGGTATTACTATTACATCAGCAGCTACAACATGTAACTGGAAGTGGAATAACAATAACTACAAGATCAACCTGATTGATACTCCGGGACACGTTGACTTCACTGCTGAGGTTGAACGTTCACTCCGTGTACTCGATGGCGCTGTTGCTACATATTCAGCAGCTGATGGTGTTCAGCCACAGTCAGAGACCGTATGGCGTCAGGCTGATAAGTATAACGTTCCTCGTATCGGATACGTTAACAAGATGGACCGTTCTGGTGCTGACTTCTTCGAGACTGTTCAGCAGATGAAGGATATCCTGGGTGCTAACCCAGTAGTTCTTCAGGTGCCCATCGGCGCTGAGGAGAACTTCAAGGGACTTGTTGACCTCGTTAAGATGAAGGCTATCCTGTGGCACGATGAGACCATGGGCGCTGAATATGATGTTGAGGAGATTCCAGCTGATCTGAAGGATGAGTGCGAAGAGTGGCGTATGAAGCTTCTCGAGGCTGCTGCTGAGTATGACGAGGCACTGATGGAGAAGTTCTTCGATGATCCTAACTCTATCACAGAAGAAGAAATCATCGCAGCTATCCGTAAGGGTACTATCGCTATGGAGTGCACTCCAATGCTTTGCGGTTCTTCTTATAAGAACAAGGGCGTTCAGCCTCTGCTCGACGCAGTTTGCTCATATCTTCCTTCTCCTCTGGATACAGAGGCCGTGATTGGTACCAACCCCAACACTGAGGAAGAGGAAAGCCGTAAGCCCAGCGAGGACGAGGCTACCGCTGCCCTCGCATTCAAGATTGCAACCGATCCCTACATGGGCCGTCTGGTGTTCTTCCGCGTTTACTCAGGTAGTGTGAAGGCCGGTTCTTACGTTTACAACCCACGTTCTGGTAAGAAGGAGCGTATCAGCCGCCTGTTCCAGATGAACTCAAACAAGGAAATTCCTATGGAGTCTATCGACGCTGGTGATATTGGCGCAGGCGTAGGTTTCAAGGATATCCGCACTGGTGATACCCTCTGTGACGAGGAGAAGCCAATCGTGCTCGAGTCAATGACATTCCCTGATACCGTTATCTCTATCGCCGTTGAGCCAAAGTCTCAGGCTGATATCGCTAAGCTTGACAACGGTCTTGCTAAGCTGGCTGAAGAGGACCCAACATTCACCGTACGTACTGATGAGCAGAGTGGTCAGACCATTATCTCTGGTATGGGTGAGCTTCACCTCGATATCATCATCGATCGTCTGAAGCGTGAATTCAAGGTAGAGTGTAACCAGGGTAAGCCTCAGGTTAACTACAAGGAGGCTATCACAAAGACTGTTGAGATCGATGAGACCTACAAGAAGCAGTCTGGTGGTCGTGGTAAGTATGCTAAGATGCTCGTACAGGTAGGTCCTGTTGACGAGGATTACGATATCAAGACCAACGGCGGACTCCAGTTTGTTAACGAGGTTAAGGGTGGTAACATTCCTAAGGAATTCATCCCATCTATCCAGAAGGGCTTCGAAGCAGCTATGAAGAATGGTATCCTTGGTGGTTATCCAATGGATTCTCTGAAGGTTGTTGTTGTCGATGGTGGTTTCCACCCAGTTGACTCTGACCAGCTCTCATTCGAAATCGCTGCACAGATGGCTTACAAAGAGGCGTGTGCTAAGGCTAAGCCAGTTCTTATGGAGCCAATCATGAAGCTCGAGGTTGTAACACCTGAGGAGAACATGGGTGACGTTATCGGTGACCTGAACAAGCGTCGTGGTCAGGTAGAAGGCATGGAAGAGAGCCGCAGCGGTGCTCGTGTAGTAAAGGCTAAGGTGCCCCTTTCAGAGATGTTCGGTTATGTAACCGCTCTTCGTACTATCACCTCTGGTCGTGCTACCAGCTCAATGGAGTACTCTCACCACGCTCCTCTGTCAAGCGCTATCGCTAAGACAGTGCTCGAAGAGGTTAAGGGTCGTGCAGACCTCGTATAA